In Nicotiana tabacum cultivar K326 chromosome 10, ASM71507v2, whole genome shotgun sequence, the DNA window ACTGTCAGTAAGTTGGACTTGTTGTAGCACACTGTTTGTTGGAAAATCCTAGCTGGATCAGCCTGGACAGCTTGGAAAAGATGCTCCGTGGCTGCAATCCTGGTCATGCCAGGAAAAAGTGGCTCCACAGCATCCAAGTGATGAAGTGATAACAGAGGTGATAATGGATGTGCGGAAAGGATACCAAATAAATCTCCTCGAACATCAACCTATTAATGGAATCAACTTTAGCTTCATATACAAACTAAAATTAAGAACATCCTAGGTGGCCTATATACTCTCAACTGCACCAAAAAAGGCTGGTCCATATAACTTCCATAAGCAAAGAAACAAACTTTGATGTTAGGTTTACTCATAAAGTTCACAAAAAGGCAGCATGCCAAGAACACATAAATATAAAACACATAAAATCAGTATTTCTATCGAAATGTTGACCTATGTCTATTTGTGTTTTCTTCTAGGTTGGCTGACCCATTTTTGTTACTATGAGATATATTGGCAGCCGCTGATCATTTGATTGGGCTGAAATTTGAACAAGCCTCACTTGAATTGCCAATGCTATTAAATTTGCCAACTTGGGCGGGGTGGTGCACAATTTCTTTGCTGAAGGGGTTGTTAAGCCCTAAgtttgaattcaaattttattgaagaaaaagataagagaaaaaaatttgaaaaacatgCTAAACAGAGTTTCCATAGTTTGATGTGCACTGTCAAAAGGCTATCCCTTGAACTTCCATAAGCAAAGAAACAAACTTTGGGGCTAGACTCATAAGCTTGCAAACGGCTGCATACgaaaaacatataaatataacaAAGAGCCTAAAACACTACTTCTATGGGAGCAAGTCTTCAAAATATTTATTGCAATTGCAGAACTATAACGTTATTGaaggaaaataagagaaaaattcTCCTTTGAAAACATGCTAAACAAAGTGTCCATAATTTCAATGGGCTGCCAATCAAATCAACCAAAAGATATGAAAAGATCAAACATTTCCCTCTGATACTATGATAACACATACATCAACTTGACAAAAAGGATTCATTCACAAATCAATTAACTATTTAACATAGCACTAACACGGTTTATAAATTCCCTCATGCTTTTACCAAATTAGGAatacataaatcaaataaatgaATCTTAAGATCGTCCAGTAAGTTCATCTCATTAAAACCAACTCCAAAATTCCATCTTGGTCTATTTCAAACATTGTACTTCAAGTTTCATTAATGAAATATAAACTGTAGAGTCGGTTGTTTCTGAAGACCCTCGGGCTCAAGGACAAATGAAAAGAAGCAGTAGCTAAAGAAAAATAAACCCCAGAAACAAAATTGAGTAATAAAGTTAAAATTAATTAACCTGATGGAATCCAGGTTCATGGGTCAAACGTACTCCAAGCTCAGCTAAGCAAGAAAAAACCCTAGAATCACTTCCATACAAATGAGGATACCTCATCAAACAAGAATCCAAAACTCCAGCTAAAACCTTAGCCAAAGGAGCACTTAGCGCAAACCCACCACCCCCGAATgccatatcaaaagaatacttcTCATTCTGCTCATAACTCTCAGAATTATACCCAACATAATACCACTTTTCATAATCATATTTCGACAAAACACTAACCAAATTCTCCGTGAAAAAAACAGTATCATCATCACCAAAAATAAACCAACGGGTGTTCGAAAAGTTTACATTTTTAGCTAAGTCAAAAGTATCTTTAACAATACGAGCAATCCGAATTGCTGAACGACGACCAGAAGGGAAAGAATAAGGAAACTTCGAAGTATCAGAGGAAACAAGAATTGGAGGTGAGGAAACAGAGAGGGTAGTGGAAATTGGGGTGTCGAGGAAAATTACAGCGTTTGTGGAATTGGGTTTGTACCAAAGGTTAATAAAAGGGAGACGgagagagaaagaggaagaagCGGCGGCAATGGAGAAAAAGAGGTGAGAAAGAGAGAGATTAGTGGAGCGGGGTGGGGTGGTGGGGGTATAGTCGGTGTTAGGGATGAAGTTGGTTTTAGGGGTGTGGAGATGGTGAAGAAGGAAGATTAAGTAGAAGATTACAAGTGTGGAGAA includes these proteins:
- the LOC107815173 gene encoding uncharacterized protein LOC107815173 isoform X1; this translates as MLSSSNSVENMPMVPRFLHSQNRLKDLLLLFSTLVIFYLIFLLHHLHTPKTNFIPNTDYTPTTPPRSTNLSLSHLFFSIAAASSSFSLRLPFINLWYKPNSTNAVIFLDTPISTTLSVSSPPILVSSDTSKFPYSFPSGRRSAIRIARIVKDTFDLAKNVNFSNTRWFIFGDDDTVFFTENLVSVLSKYDYEKWYYVGYNSESYEQNEKYSFDMAFGGGGFALSAPLAKVLAGVLDSCLMRYPHLYGSDSRVFSCLAELGVRLTHEPGFHQVDVRGDLFGILSAHPLSPLLSLHHLDAVEPLFPGMTRIAATEHLFQAVQADPARIFQQTVCYNKSNLLTVSVAWGYAVQVFEGNELLPDLLSRQPTFRPWKRGKSVAAKYMFNTRVLPSDPCERPAVYFLQNVLSSRDGIWNEYVRHDGNCVRSSPTKELAKIRVFSQKLAFDAEQVLCLHLKAPRRSCCDISSPINETMIIGIRQCGYDELISMQT
- the LOC107815173 gene encoding uncharacterized protein LOC107815173 isoform X2 is translated as MLSSSNSVENMPMVPRFLHSQNRLKDLLLLFSTLVIFYLIFLLHHLHTPKTNFIPNTDYTPTTPPRSTNLSLSHLFFSIAAASSSFSLRLPFINLWYKPNSTNAVIFLDTPISTTLSVSSPPILVSSDTSKFPYSFPSGRRSAIRIARIVKDTFDLAKNVNFSNTRWFIFGDDDTVFFTENLVSVLSKYDYEKWYYVGYNSESYEQNEKYSFDMAFGGGGFALSAPLAKVLAGVLDSCLMRYPHLYGSDSRVFSCLAELGVRLTHEPGFHQVDVRGDLFGILSAHPLSPLLSLHHLDAVEPLFPGMTRIAATEHLFQAVQADPARIFQQTVCYNKSNLLTVSVAWGYAVQVFEGNELLPDLLSRQPTFRPWKRGKSVAAKYMFNTRVLPSDPCERPAVYFLQNVLSSRDGIWNEYVRHDGNCVRSSPTKELAKIRVFSQKLAFDAEQLKAPRRSCCDISSPINETMIIGIRQCGYDELISMQT